One segment of Bradyrhizobium sp. CB2312 DNA contains the following:
- a CDS encoding cupin domain-containing protein, with protein sequence MRKPAAAKPATKVKAKKVPVKATAKPAEPAMDVAVGRRIRDLRRVRQFSLETVAARTELSIGFLSQIERGLSSPSLRVLATLADVLGVGIAALFGASPSADGVSDQVVTRGLQRPELKLWRSGVSKQLLSPASPDNRLNLFLVHLEPGGSTGDELYTHDGEEAGLVLEGEMMLTVDSETWSLKTGDSFRFASRRPHRFSNPANDAKAVVLWVNCVTGAG encoded by the coding sequence ATGCGCAAACCGGCCGCCGCAAAGCCGGCGACGAAGGTGAAGGCCAAGAAGGTGCCGGTCAAGGCTACCGCCAAGCCGGCCGAGCCGGCGATGGACGTCGCAGTCGGCCGCCGCATCCGCGATCTCAGGCGTGTCAGGCAATTCTCGCTGGAGACGGTCGCGGCGCGCACCGAGCTTTCGATCGGCTTCCTCAGCCAGATCGAGCGCGGCCTCTCCTCGCCGTCGTTGCGCGTGCTCGCCACGCTCGCCGACGTGCTCGGCGTCGGCATCGCCGCACTGTTCGGCGCCAGCCCGAGCGCCGACGGCGTATCGGATCAGGTGGTGACGCGCGGATTGCAGCGGCCCGAATTGAAGCTGTGGCGCTCCGGCGTGTCGAAACAATTGCTCAGTCCGGCCAGTCCCGACAACCGGCTCAACCTGTTCCTGGTGCATCTGGAGCCCGGCGGCTCCACCGGCGATGAGCTCTACACCCATGACGGCGAGGAAGCCGGCCTCGTGCTCGAGGGCGAGATGATGCTGACGGTGGACAGCGAGACGTGGTCGCTGAAGACCGGCGACAGCTTTCGCTTTGCGAGCCGCAGGCCGCACCGGTTCTCCAACCCGGCGAATGATGCGAAGGCCGTGGTGCTGTGGGTGAATTGCGTGACGGGGGCGGGGTAA
- a CDS encoding amino acid ABC transporter ATP-binding protein → MIELNDVHKSFGKVEVLKGITASVQKGEVVCIIGPSGSGKSTILRCINGLESYDRGEISVEGLKVDRDAPSIVNIRTQVSMVFQRFNLFPHRTALENVVEGPLFVKREPRARAYEHGRALLARVGLAEKADVHPPQLSGGQQQRVAIARALAMQPKAILFDEPTSALDPELVGDVLGVMRKLADEGMTMVVVTHEMGFARDVADRVLFIDGGVIVEQGPAKALLNQPQHPRTQDFLRRVLHPL, encoded by the coding sequence ATGATCGAGCTGAACGACGTCCACAAGAGCTTTGGCAAGGTCGAGGTGCTCAAGGGCATCACAGCCTCCGTGCAGAAGGGCGAGGTGGTTTGCATCATCGGGCCCTCAGGCTCCGGCAAGTCCACCATCCTGCGCTGTATCAACGGCCTCGAAAGCTACGACCGCGGCGAGATCAGCGTCGAAGGCCTGAAGGTCGACCGCGATGCGCCGTCGATCGTGAACATCCGCACCCAGGTCTCGATGGTGTTCCAGCGCTTCAACCTGTTCCCGCATCGCACCGCGCTGGAGAACGTCGTCGAAGGACCGCTGTTCGTGAAGAGGGAGCCGCGCGCCCGGGCGTACGAACACGGCCGCGCGCTGCTCGCCCGGGTCGGGCTTGCCGAGAAGGCCGACGTGCATCCGCCGCAACTTTCCGGCGGCCAGCAGCAGCGCGTTGCGATCGCGCGGGCGCTGGCGATGCAGCCCAAGGCGATCCTGTTCGACGAGCCGACCTCGGCGCTCGATCCCGAGCTTGTGGGCGACGTCCTCGGCGTGATGCGCAAGCTCGCCGACGAAGGCATGACCATGGTCGTCGTCACCCACGAGATGGGCTTTGCCCGCGACGTCGCCGACCGCGTGTTGTTCATCGACGGCGGCGTCATCGTCGAGCAGGGGCCGGCCAAGGCGCTGCTCAACCAACCCCAGCACCCGCGCACGCAGGACTTCTTGCGCCGCGTGCTGCATCCGCTCTGA
- a CDS encoding FAD-binding oxidoreductase, translated as MMTRLPLPPSLYADTAVAPVATPPLDTDKSVSVAIVGGGYTGLSTALHLAEQGVEALVLEAQEPGWGASGNNGGHTNPGLKHDPDQIEADFGAELGRRMIAFSYGTTNFTHDLIRRYQIPCEARQNGTLRAAYNEASAAAIEKTAQQCIRRGMPVSYLNREQLRETTGTDRYIGAMLDTRGGDLHPLSYARGLARAAISAGAKVHGETPALSLRRDGSRWRIETPRAVVHADKVLLATNGFTDDLWPALRRTIVPVFSSIAATAPLSDAVARSIMPTRPVLYESGHITVYYRIDQQNRLLMGGRGPMRWIKSPNDVAYLMRYAERLWPQLKGVSWTHGWNSRLAITGDHYPHVHEPAESILISLGCNGRGVALSTAMGAQLARRLIGGAKAEIDMPITGIKPIPMHAFWPVGVTTAVIAGRVRDRLGI; from the coding sequence ATAATGACGCGCCTGCCACTGCCGCCCTCGCTTTACGCCGACACCGCCGTCGCGCCGGTCGCGACGCCGCCGCTCGATACGGACAAGAGCGTGTCCGTTGCGATCGTTGGTGGCGGCTACACCGGCCTTTCCACCGCGCTGCATCTGGCGGAGCAGGGCGTCGAAGCCCTGGTGCTGGAAGCGCAGGAGCCGGGCTGGGGCGCGTCCGGCAACAATGGCGGCCACACCAATCCCGGCCTGAAGCACGACCCCGATCAGATTGAGGCGGACTTCGGCGCGGAGCTCGGCCGCCGCATGATCGCGTTCTCCTACGGCACCACGAACTTCACGCATGATCTGATCCGCCGCTACCAGATCCCGTGCGAAGCGCGGCAGAACGGCACGCTACGCGCGGCCTATAACGAAGCCAGCGCCGCGGCGATCGAGAAGACGGCGCAGCAATGCATCCGTCGCGGCATGCCGGTGTCGTATCTCAATCGCGAGCAGTTGCGCGAGACGACCGGCACCGACCGCTATATCGGCGCGATGCTCGACACGCGCGGCGGCGATTTGCATCCCCTCAGCTACGCCCGCGGTCTCGCGCGCGCTGCGATCTCGGCGGGCGCGAAGGTCCACGGGGAGACGCCGGCGCTGTCGTTGCGCCGCGACGGCAGCCGCTGGCGCATCGAGACGCCGCGCGCGGTGGTGCATGCCGACAAGGTCCTGCTCGCGACCAATGGCTTTACGGACGATCTCTGGCCCGCGCTCCGCCGCACCATCGTGCCGGTGTTTTCCTCGATCGCCGCCACCGCCCCGCTGTCGGACGCGGTTGCCCGCTCGATCATGCCGACGCGCCCCGTTCTCTACGAGAGCGGCCACATCACCGTCTATTACCGTATCGACCAGCAGAACCGCCTCTTGATGGGCGGCCGCGGCCCGATGCGCTGGATCAAGTCACCCAACGATGTCGCCTATCTCATGCGTTATGCGGAGAGACTGTGGCCGCAGCTCAAGGGCGTCAGCTGGACCCATGGCTGGAACAGCCGCCTCGCCATCACCGGGGATCATTACCCGCATGTGCACGAGCCGGCGGAAAGCATCCTGATCTCGCTCGGCTGCAACGGCCGCGGCGTCGCGCTCTCGACCGCGATGGGCGCGCAGCTTGCGCGCCGGCTGATCGGCGGCGCCAAGGCCGAGATCGACATGCCGATCACGGGCATCAAGCCAATCCCGATGCATGCGTTCTGGCCGGTCGGCGTGACGACCGCCGTGATCGCGGGCCGCGTGCGCGACCGGCTCGGCATTTGA
- a CDS encoding amino acid ABC transporter permease, with product MKGFWHDTVEFFPILMNGVALTIIVTIGSLLLSTVLGLIWAMMRVSGIKALSMLSASLINVIRGIPIIVLLFYLYFVMPDLGVRLSALQAAILGLGIAYSAYQAENFRAGIEAIDKGQIEAAQSIGMGWWLTMRRVVLPQAVRIVLPPYGNVMIMMLKDSSQASTITVAELALQGKLIASSTFKNTSVFTLVALMYLTMSIPLILLVRHFEKRAGKK from the coding sequence ATGAAAGGTTTTTGGCACGACACCGTCGAGTTCTTTCCGATCCTGATGAATGGCGTCGCGCTGACGATCATCGTCACCATCGGCTCGCTGCTGCTTTCGACGGTGCTCGGCCTGATCTGGGCGATGATGCGGGTCTCCGGCATCAAGGCGCTGTCGATGCTCAGCGCCAGCCTGATCAACGTGATCCGCGGCATCCCGATCATCGTGCTGCTGTTCTACCTCTATTTCGTCATGCCCGATCTCGGCGTCAGGCTGTCGGCCTTGCAGGCCGCGATCCTCGGGCTCGGCATCGCCTATTCGGCCTATCAGGCGGAAAACTTCCGCGCCGGCATCGAGGCGATCGACAAGGGCCAGATCGAGGCGGCGCAGTCGATCGGCATGGGCTGGTGGCTGACCATGCGCCGCGTGGTGCTGCCGCAGGCCGTGCGCATCGTGTTGCCGCCCTACGGCAACGTCATGATCATGATGCTGAAGGACTCTTCGCAAGCCTCGACCATCACGGTCGCCGAGCTCGCGCTGCAAGGCAAGCTGATCGCGTCATCCACCTTCAAGAACACCAGCGTGTTCACGCTGGTGGCGCTGATGTATCTCACCATGAGCATTCCGCTGATCCTGCTGGTCCGTCACTTCGAGAAGCGGGCCGGAAAGAAATGA
- a CDS encoding cupin domain-containing protein has translation MSVDIGGRLRFIRARHKLSQRELAKRAGVTNSTISLIESNQMNPSVGALKRILDGIPMGLAEFFALEPESRRKIFYRAEELTEVGKKPISYRQVGDNLFGRSLQILKERYEPGSDTGRVHLVHDGEEGGIVISGKLEVTVEDERRILNPGDAYYFESRRPHRFRCVGGKPCEVISACTPPTF, from the coding sequence ATGAGCGTCGACATCGGTGGACGGCTGCGATTCATCCGGGCGCGCCACAAGCTGTCGCAGCGCGAGCTGGCAAAGCGCGCCGGCGTCACCAATTCGACCATCTCGCTGATCGAGTCCAACCAGATGAACCCGTCGGTCGGCGCGCTCAAGCGCATCCTCGACGGCATCCCGATGGGGCTCGCTGAATTCTTCGCGCTGGAGCCGGAGTCCAGGCGCAAGATCTTCTACCGCGCCGAGGAGCTGACCGAGGTCGGCAAGAAGCCGATCTCGTACCGGCAGGTCGGCGACAATCTGTTCGGCCGCAGCCTGCAGATCCTGAAGGAACGTTACGAGCCCGGCAGCGACACCGGGCGTGTGCACCTCGTCCATGACGGCGAGGAAGGCGGTATCGTGATCTCGGGCAAGCTCGAAGTCACCGTCGAGGACGAGCGCCGCATCCTCAATCCTGGCGATGCCTATTATTTCGAGAGCCGCCGCCCGCATCGCTTCCGCTGTGTCGGCGGCAAGCCGTGCGAAGTGATCTCGGCCTGCACGCCGCCGACGTTCTAA
- a CDS encoding D-amino acid dehydrogenase: MKVLILGSGVIGVTSAYYLARAGHEVTVVDRQPEPALETSFANAGEVSPGYSSPWAGPGVPVKAVKWLLMKHGPLVIRPKLDPVMWVWLLKMLRNCTSARYAVNKSRMIPIAEYSRDCLRDLRRDIGIQYDERAQGTLQLFRYQAQLDGTAEDIAVLKQYGVPFEVLSREGCIAVEPALSGVKEKFAGGLRLPQDETGDCHMFTQALAKHAQALGVRFMFNTGIDRIVTDGARVTGVVTSAGMLQADSYVLALGSWSSRLVAPLGISLPVYPVKGYSITVPIKDASGAPESTVMDESYKVAITRLGNRIRVGGTAEISGYSSKLYDARRATLDHSLTDLFPRGGDLSRATFWSGLRPMTPDGPPVIGPTQYANLHLNTGHGTLGWTMSCGSGRVLADMLSGRKPEVDVSALTVERYQHRFG, encoded by the coding sequence GTGAAAGTTCTGATCCTCGGCAGCGGTGTCATCGGTGTCACCTCTGCCTACTACCTCGCACGTGCCGGCCACGAAGTGACGGTCGTTGACCGTCAGCCTGAACCGGCGCTGGAGACGTCGTTTGCCAATGCCGGCGAAGTGTCGCCCGGCTATTCCTCGCCATGGGCCGGCCCCGGCGTGCCGGTGAAGGCGGTCAAGTGGCTGTTGATGAAGCACGGCCCGCTGGTGATCCGGCCGAAGCTCGATCCCGTCATGTGGGTCTGGCTGCTCAAGATGCTGCGCAACTGCACCAGCGCGCGCTATGCGGTCAACAAGAGCCGGATGATCCCGATCGCGGAATACAGCCGCGATTGCCTGCGCGATCTGCGCCGCGACATCGGCATTCAATATGACGAGCGCGCCCAGGGTACGCTCCAGCTGTTCCGCTACCAGGCCCAGCTCGACGGCACCGCCGAAGACATCGCCGTGCTCAAGCAGTACGGCGTGCCTTTCGAGGTGCTGAGCCGCGAAGGGTGTATCGCGGTCGAGCCGGCGCTATCAGGCGTGAAGGAAAAGTTCGCCGGCGGGCTTCGCCTGCCGCAGGACGAGACTGGCGACTGCCACATGTTCACGCAGGCGCTGGCGAAGCACGCCCAGGCGCTCGGCGTGCGCTTCATGTTCAACACCGGCATCGACCGCATCGTCACGGACGGCGCACGCGTCACCGGCGTCGTGACCAGCGCCGGGATGTTGCAGGCCGACTCTTACGTGCTCGCGCTCGGAAGCTGGTCGTCGCGCCTCGTCGCGCCGCTCGGCATCTCGCTGCCGGTCTATCCGGTGAAGGGTTATTCGATCACCGTGCCGATCAAGGACGCCTCTGGTGCGCCGGAATCGACCGTGATGGACGAGAGCTACAAGGTCGCGATCACCCGTCTCGGCAATCGCATCCGTGTCGGCGGCACCGCCGAGATCTCCGGCTATTCGAGCAAGCTGTACGACGCGCGCCGCGCCACGCTCGATCATTCGTTGACCGACCTGTTCCCGCGCGGCGGCGATCTCTCCAGGGCGACGTTCTGGAGCGGCCTGCGCCCGATGACGCCGGACGGCCCGCCGGTGATCGGCCCGACGCAATACGCCAATCTCCACCTCAACACCGGCCACGGCACGCTCGGCTGGACCATGTCCTGCGGTTCGGGGCGCGTGCTTGCGGACATGCTGTCGGGCAGGAAGCCGGAGGTCGATGTCAGCGCGCTGACGGTGGAGCGGTATCAGCACCGGTTTGGATGA
- a CDS encoding aspartate aminotransferase family protein, with protein MTLHQIPNTIKTDSFWMPFTANRQFKKAPRLFSSAEGMHYTTVDGRKVIDGSAGLWCVNAGHGRKQIAAAVERQLMTLDFAPTFQMGHPLAFDFAERLAEIAPKGLDRVFFTNSGSESVDTALKIALAYHRANGQSSRTRLIGRERGYHGVGFGGTSVGGMVANRRAFATLLPGVDHIRHTHDLTRNAFAKDQPEHGAELADDLERLVGLHGAETIAAVIVEPVPGSTAVLPPPKGYLQRLREICDKHGILLIFDEVITGFGRLGTPFAANFFGVTPDLMTTAKGITNGTIPCGAVFASRKVHDGMMVGPENQMELFHGYTYSAHPTACAAGIATLDIYKDEGLLTRGATMAEYWRDALHSLKGLPNVVDIRNCGLMGAVELAPRDGVVGARGYDVMVDCFNTGLYLRMSGDSFAMSPPLIVEKSHIDQIVSILGDAIKRVA; from the coding sequence GTGACCCTTCATCAGATTCCAAACACTATCAAGACCGACTCGTTCTGGATGCCGTTCACGGCCAACCGTCAGTTCAAGAAGGCGCCGCGCCTGTTCTCCTCGGCCGAGGGCATGCACTACACCACGGTCGACGGCCGCAAGGTGATCGACGGCTCCGCGGGCCTGTGGTGCGTCAATGCCGGGCACGGCCGCAAGCAGATTGCCGCGGCGGTCGAGCGGCAGCTGATGACGCTGGACTTCGCGCCGACCTTCCAGATGGGCCATCCGCTCGCGTTCGACTTCGCCGAGCGTCTCGCCGAGATCGCGCCGAAGGGCCTCGACCGCGTCTTCTTCACCAATTCAGGCTCTGAATCGGTCGACACCGCGCTGAAGATTGCGCTGGCCTATCACCGCGCCAACGGCCAGTCGAGCCGCACCCGCCTGATCGGCCGCGAGCGCGGCTATCACGGCGTCGGTTTCGGCGGCACCTCGGTCGGCGGCATGGTCGCCAACCGCCGCGCCTTCGCGACCCTGCTGCCGGGCGTCGATCACATTCGCCACACGCATGACCTTACCCGCAACGCCTTCGCCAAGGACCAGCCCGAGCATGGCGCAGAGCTCGCCGATGATCTCGAGCGTCTGGTCGGCCTGCATGGCGCCGAGACCATCGCCGCCGTCATCGTCGAGCCGGTGCCGGGATCGACCGCGGTGCTGCCGCCGCCGAAGGGCTATCTGCAGCGTCTGCGCGAGATCTGCGACAAGCACGGCATCCTCCTGATCTTCGACGAGGTCATCACCGGCTTCGGCCGCCTCGGCACGCCGTTCGCCGCCAACTTCTTCGGCGTCACGCCGGACCTGATGACGACGGCCAAGGGCATCACCAACGGCACCATTCCCTGCGGCGCCGTGTTCGCGAGCCGCAAGGTGCATGACGGCATGATGGTCGGCCCCGAGAACCAGATGGAGCTGTTCCACGGCTACACTTATTCCGCGCATCCGACCGCCTGCGCCGCGGGTATCGCCACGCTCGACATCTACAAGGACGAGGGCCTGCTCACGCGCGGCGCCACGATGGCCGAATACTGGCGCGATGCGCTGCATTCGCTGAAGGGTCTGCCGAACGTCGTCGACATCCGCAATTGCGGCCTGATGGGCGCGGTCGAGCTCGCCCCGCGTGACGGTGTCGTCGGTGCGCGCGGCTATGACGTGATGGTCGACTGCTTCAACACCGGTCTCTACCTGCGCATGAGCGGCGATAGCTTCGCGATGTCGCCTCCGCTCATCGTCGAGAAGAGCCATATCGACCAGATCGTCTCGATCCTCGGCGACGCCATCAAGAGGGTGGCCTGA
- a CDS encoding enoyl-CoA hydratase-related protein translates to MAGVKQARDGAVGILTLDEPASLNAMTPDLLGALAAAIAEITEDDDVRALVLTGAGRGFCSGQNLKASEALGEDIAAGVMRFYWPAFKALRECCVPVVVAVNGVAAGGGFSLAMAGDIIVAARSASFIQVFSRIALVPDLGSTWLLPRLIGRQRALELMLLNEPLTAERAQEIGLVREVVDDARLMDEALALARRLADGPTRALVATRALVEESEHATYEAQFRREIELQATIRKSADAIEGRTAFVEKRKAKFTGS, encoded by the coding sequence ATGGCAGGTGTGAAACAGGCGCGGGATGGCGCGGTCGGGATCCTGACGCTCGACGAGCCTGCAAGCCTGAACGCGATGACGCCGGACCTGCTTGGCGCGCTCGCGGCCGCTATCGCCGAGATCACCGAAGATGACGACGTCCGCGCGCTGGTCCTCACCGGTGCGGGGCGCGGATTTTGCTCAGGACAGAATTTGAAGGCGTCCGAAGCGCTCGGCGAGGACATCGCCGCCGGCGTGATGCGCTTCTACTGGCCGGCCTTCAAGGCGCTCCGCGAATGCTGCGTGCCGGTGGTCGTCGCCGTCAATGGTGTCGCCGCCGGCGGCGGCTTCAGCCTCGCAATGGCCGGCGACATCATTGTTGCGGCGCGGTCGGCGAGCTTCATCCAGGTGTTCAGCCGCATCGCGCTGGTGCCCGATCTCGGCTCGACCTGGCTGCTGCCGCGCCTGATCGGCCGGCAGCGCGCGCTCGAGCTGATGCTGCTGAACGAACCGCTGACGGCCGAACGCGCCCAGGAGATCGGCCTGGTGCGTGAGGTCGTCGACGATGCCAGGCTGATGGACGAGGCGCTCGCGTTGGCGCGCCGTCTCGCCGACGGCCCGACGCGCGCTTTGGTCGCAACCCGCGCGCTGGTCGAGGAGAGCGAGCACGCGACCTACGAGGCGCAGTTCCGCCGCGAGATCGAGCTTCAGGCGACGATCCGCAAAAGCGCGGATGCGATCGAGGGCCGCACCGCCTTCGTCGAGAAGCGCAAGGCGAAGTTTACGGGAAGTTGA
- a CDS encoding gamma-glutamyltransferase: MPHQFSLNQTVRKPAVTSKGGIVASQSRRAAEVGAQVLTAGGDCVDAIVATTFALNVLEPWNSGIGGGGAMVLYRARENRTEVIDYGMCAPESLRTADYPLSGEGAASDLFPWPRVKDDRNIHGPGSVAVPGVVAGMEEAHRRYAKMPWKDLVAPAARLAGEGLLADWWTTLTIAGSAADLRRYPASAAAYLKDGLPPSASWGIKSETRLPQDALKATLSHLAEAGPRDFYQGDLARSIASDIKADGGSLSVEDLAAFRAHLREPLAIPYRDGKVYATPELTAGPTMAHALCLLQQSLKPAGTPDASAYVEYALALQAAFRERLKDMGDADGKRSLGAEYLAPACTTHFSVVDRHGNIAAVTQTLLSSFGSRYVTPHSGITMNNGIMWFDPTPGTTNSLAPGKRCLCNYTPVIAETKDGKRLAVGASGGRRILPSVMQLVSFAMDFGMDLDAAIHQPRIDASEGAIVIGDARLPADVREVLASRFDYEESRVQAVPQKFACPSVVMRDGDSNSGAVEIFHPWADAVVES, translated from the coding sequence ATGCCTCATCAGTTCAGCCTCAACCAAACCGTCCGCAAGCCCGCCGTCACATCCAAGGGCGGCATCGTCGCCTCGCAATCGCGGCGGGCGGCTGAAGTCGGGGCGCAGGTGCTGACTGCGGGCGGCGACTGCGTGGACGCGATCGTCGCGACCACCTTCGCACTGAACGTGCTGGAGCCCTGGAACAGCGGCATCGGCGGCGGCGGCGCGATGGTGCTCTACCGCGCCAGGGAAAATCGCACCGAGGTGATCGACTACGGCATGTGCGCGCCGGAGAGCCTGCGCACCGCCGACTATCCACTCAGCGGCGAAGGCGCGGCCTCCGACCTCTTCCCCTGGCCGCGGGTGAAGGACGACCGCAACATCCACGGCCCCGGCTCGGTCGCCGTGCCCGGCGTCGTCGCCGGCATGGAGGAGGCGCATCGCCGCTACGCCAAGATGCCGTGGAAGGATCTGGTCGCGCCGGCAGCCAGGCTCGCCGGCGAAGGCTTGCTGGCCGATTGGTGGACAACGCTGACGATCGCGGGCTCGGCCGCTGATCTCAGGCGCTATCCCGCCAGCGCGGCCGCGTATCTGAAGGATGGCCTGCCGCCAAGCGCGTCATGGGGCATCAAGTCCGAGACGCGACTGCCGCAGGATGCGCTCAAGGCGACGCTGTCGCATCTCGCCGAAGCCGGCCCGCGCGATTTCTACCAGGGCGACCTTGCCCGGAGCATCGCGTCCGACATCAAGGCCGACGGCGGCTCGCTGTCGGTGGAGGACCTCGCCGCGTTCCGCGCGCATCTGCGCGAGCCGCTGGCAATTCCCTATCGCGACGGCAAGGTCTATGCGACGCCGGAGCTCACGGCCGGGCCGACCATGGCGCATGCGCTGTGCCTGTTGCAGCAGAGCCTGAAGCCGGCGGGCACGCCGGATGCCTCCGCCTATGTCGAATATGCGCTCGCCTTGCAGGCGGCCTTCCGCGAGCGGCTCAAGGACATGGGCGATGCCGACGGCAAGCGCTCGCTCGGCGCCGAATATCTCGCGCCCGCCTGCACCACGCATTTCTCCGTGGTCGACCGCCACGGCAACATCGCGGCGGTGACGCAGACGCTGCTCTCGTCCTTCGGCTCGAGATACGTGACGCCGCACAGCGGCATCACCATGAACAACGGCATCATGTGGTTCGATCCGACGCCGGGCACCACCAATTCGCTCGCGCCCGGCAAGCGCTGCCTCTGCAACTACACGCCCGTCATCGCGGAGACCAAAGACGGCAAGCGCCTCGCCGTCGGCGCCTCCGGCGGCCGCCGCATCCTGCCCTCGGTGATGCAGCTCGTGTCCTTTGCGATGGATTTCGGCATGGACTTAGATGCCGCCATCCACCAGCCGCGCATCGACGCCAGCGAGGGCGCGATCGTGATCGGCGATGCCAGACTGCCGGCGGACGTGCGCGAAGTCCTGGCCAGCCGCTTCGACTATGAAGAGAGCCGGGTGCAGGCCGTGCCGCAAAAATTTGCCTGCCCGAGCGTGGTGATGCGCGACGGCGACAGCAATTCGGGCGCGGTCGAGATCTTCCACCCCTGGGCCGACGCAGTGGTCGAATCCTGA
- a CDS encoding ABC transporter substrate-binding protein has translation MKRFGLAAVAALAIAAITPASAQQVLKVGSTPTGIPFTFLDTKTNTIQGIMVDLVTEVGKDAGFNVQIEPMQFSALIPSLTSSKIDIIAAAMFITAPRKEVVDFSDPIYTYGEGLVVPKSDTKAYATQDDLKGETVGAQVGTAFVDALKKSGLFAEVKAYDTIPDILRDVNTGRLKAGYADYPILAYNLKQGGFPEVRLVDGYKPVTVGSVGIGVRKGETALLGKINASLAKLKANGTIDKILDKWGLKAQG, from the coding sequence ATGAAGCGTTTTGGTCTGGCCGCGGTCGCGGCACTCGCAATTGCAGCGATAACGCCGGCTTCGGCGCAGCAGGTGCTGAAAGTCGGCTCGACGCCGACGGGCATTCCCTTCACCTTCCTCGACACCAAGACCAACACCATCCAGGGCATCATGGTCGACCTCGTCACCGAGGTGGGCAAGGATGCCGGCTTCAACGTGCAGATCGAGCCGATGCAGTTCTCGGCGCTGATCCCGTCGCTGACCTCGAGCAAGATCGACATCATCGCCGCCGCGATGTTCATCACGGCGCCGCGCAAGGAAGTCGTCGACTTCTCCGACCCGATCTACACCTATGGCGAAGGTCTGGTGGTGCCGAAGAGCGACACCAAGGCCTATGCCACCCAGGACGATCTGAAGGGCGAGACCGTCGGCGCGCAAGTCGGCACCGCTTTCGTCGATGCGCTGAAGAAGAGCGGCCTGTTCGCCGAGGTCAAGGCCTACGACACCATCCCCGATATCCTGCGCGACGTGAACACCGGCCGCCTCAAGGCCGGCTATGCCGACTATCCGATCCTCGCCTACAATCTGAAGCAGGGCGGCTTTCCCGAGGTGCGCCTCGTCGACGGCTACAAGCCCGTCACCGTCGGCTCGGTCGGCATTGGCGTACGCAAGGGCGAGACCGCGCTGCTCGGCAAGATCAACGCGTCACTGGCGAAGCTGAAGGCCAACGGCACCATCGACAAGATCCTCGATAAATGGGGCCTGAAGGCCCAAGGTTGA